One Thermococcus kodakarensis KOD1 genomic window carries:
- the pxpB gene encoding 5-oxoprolinase subunit PxpB, with translation MNIKPLGDSALLISFGEVIDDEVNARVHAVARAIEGKDFGWLVEVVPAYSSLAVIFDPLKVTFEDVKKAVEPLLDVSTGAFKGRKIEIPVLYGGEYGPDIEFVAEYNGLGVDDVIEIHSGKTYRVHFLGFLPGFAYLSPVDERIATPRLERPRLKVPAGSVGIAGRQTGIYPIESPGGWRLIGRTPLRLFDPSREPPTLLQPGDEVRFVPISEEEFVELYRGEWRSKQ, from the coding sequence GTGAATATAAAGCCCCTCGGAGACTCCGCCCTTCTCATTTCCTTCGGCGAGGTCATAGACGACGAAGTGAACGCGAGAGTCCACGCCGTTGCGAGGGCAATTGAGGGAAAAGACTTCGGGTGGCTGGTTGAAGTCGTTCCTGCTTACTCTTCTCTGGCGGTGATCTTCGACCCGCTGAAGGTTACCTTTGAGGACGTTAAGAAGGCCGTTGAGCCGTTGCTTGATGTAAGCACTGGAGCCTTCAAGGGTCGGAAAATCGAGATACCCGTCCTCTACGGCGGTGAATACGGCCCTGATATTGAGTTCGTAGCGGAATACAACGGGCTGGGCGTTGACGATGTCATCGAGATACACTCCGGAAAGACCTACCGCGTCCATTTCCTCGGCTTCCTGCCGGGATTTGCATACTTAAGTCCCGTCGATGAAAGGATAGCAACCCCAAGGCTGGAGAGACCGCGTCTAAAAGTTCCTGCAGGTTCGGTTGGGATAGCTGGAAGGCAGACCGGCATCTATCCAATCGAAAGCCCCGGCGGCTGGCGGCTCATAGGGAGGACTCCGCTGAGGCTCTTCGATCCAAGCAGAGAACCGCCGACCCTGCTCCAGCCAGGCGATGAAGTGAGGTTTGTACCAATCAGCGAGGAGGAGTTCGTGGAGCTTTACAGGGGCGAATGGAGGAGTAAGCAATGA
- a CDS encoding type II toxin-antitoxin system VapC family toxin: MYLIDTDVIIDVLRKVEGSREFILELVKEGAFISTVTIAELFSGRDTRDPIKREKLLRFLSHFEALSVTTEIAVLAGELRRDYGLSLGDAIIAATATVYGLTVATGNVKHFGRIKDLPVLVPPYRNSKG, from the coding sequence ATGTATCTAATAGACACTGACGTAATAATCGACGTTCTTCGAAAGGTCGAGGGCTCAAGGGAGTTCATCCTCGAACTGGTCAAGGAGGGGGCTTTTATTTCAACAGTAACGATTGCAGAGCTGTTTTCTGGTAGAGACACAAGAGACCCTATAAAACGTGAAAAACTCCTTCGCTTTTTGTCTCATTTTGAAGCTTTATCGGTGACAACTGAAATCGCGGTTCTAGCCGGAGAACTTAGGAGGGACTACGGACTTTCCCTCGGAGATGCGATAATAGCGGCTACTGCAACAGTTTACGGTCTCACGGTCGCTACGGGAAATGTAAAACACTTTGGTAGGATTAAAGACCTTCCAGTTTTGGTCCCACCGTACAGGAATTCCAAAGGGTGA
- a CDS encoding antitoxin family protein: MGVIEAVYENGVLKPLKKLTLPEKKRVKIIILDEFIRDLNDVFGLFEEDIDLEKLRKEWDRDVSNRH; the protein is encoded by the coding sequence ATGGGTGTCATTGAGGCTGTTTATGAAAATGGCGTGTTGAAGCCTCTGAAGAAACTGACACTTCCAGAAAAGAAAAGGGTCAAGATAATAATACTCGACGAATTCATACGGGACTTAAACGACGTATTTGGGCTGTTTGAAGAAGACATCGACCTTGAGAAGCTCCGGAAGGAGTGGGACAGGGATGTATCTAATAGACACTGA
- a CDS encoding LamB/YcsF family protein → MKVDLNADLGESFGRYRLGLDEEVMKYITSANVATGWHAGDPLVMRKTVKLAKENGVAVGAHPGYPDLLGFGRRYMKLTYDEARNYILYQVGALYAFVRAEGIELQHVKPHGALYNALVKEEELARGVIEGIADFDKNLIFVTLSGSRPAEIAEEMGVKVAHEVFADRAYNPDGTLVPRSKPGAVIEDKEEIAERVISMVKDGGVRAINGEWVELKVDTICLHGDNPKAVEIAAHIRKVLEEEGVKIVPMKEIIR, encoded by the coding sequence GTGAAGGTCGACCTCAACGCTGACCTCGGCGAGAGCTTTGGGAGGTATAGGCTCGGCCTCGACGAGGAAGTTATGAAGTACATCACCTCGGCGAACGTCGCGACGGGCTGGCATGCGGGAGACCCCCTCGTCATGAGGAAGACGGTAAAGCTCGCGAAGGAGAATGGTGTAGCCGTTGGCGCTCATCCGGGCTACCCAGACCTTCTCGGCTTCGGCAGGAGATATATGAAGCTCACTTACGATGAAGCAAGGAACTACATCCTCTACCAGGTGGGGGCGCTCTACGCCTTTGTAAGAGCAGAAGGCATAGAGCTCCAGCACGTTAAACCTCACGGTGCTCTCTACAACGCCCTCGTGAAGGAAGAAGAGCTCGCCCGCGGGGTAATCGAGGGAATAGCGGACTTCGACAAAAACCTGATCTTCGTGACCCTCTCCGGGTCGAGACCTGCGGAGATTGCTGAGGAGATGGGCGTTAAGGTTGCCCACGAGGTTTTCGCAGACAGGGCCTACAACCCTGATGGAACCCTCGTCCCGCGCTCGAAGCCCGGAGCGGTGATAGAAGACAAAGAAGAAATAGCCGAGCGCGTGATTTCGATGGTCAAGGACGGCGGCGTTAGGGCAATCAACGGTGAGTGGGTCGAGCTGAAGGTAGATACCATCTGCCTCCACGGAGACAACCCGAAAGCTGTAGAGATAGCCGCGCACATCAGGAAAGTGCTGGAGGAAGAAGGTGTTAAGATAGTGCCGATGAAGGAGATAATCCGTTAG
- a CDS encoding type II toxin-antitoxin system VapC family toxin translates to MDDEKEGRKKAVIDSAFFIQGADVEGLTTPGVVEEVKDPESRLFLEGLISAGKVKVVLPSRESIEAVREAAKKTGELGELSEADIEVLALAYEVDGVLLTDDYNLQNIARTLRIEFRTLKRGIKKVIRWNYVCIGCGKKFEEMPPGEVCPDCGSPVRLIPKRKRKRRPQRRRYGRTSS, encoded by the coding sequence ATGGACGATGAAAAGGAAGGGAGGAAAAAAGCGGTCATAGACTCTGCCTTCTTCATCCAGGGGGCTGATGTGGAAGGTTTAACCACCCCTGGTGTCGTTGAGGAAGTCAAAGACCCAGAGTCTAGGCTCTTTCTTGAGGGGCTCATCAGCGCGGGCAAGGTTAAGGTGGTTCTTCCGTCGAGGGAGAGCATAGAAGCCGTTAGGGAAGCGGCAAAGAAGACGGGCGAGCTCGGAGAGCTGAGCGAGGCCGACATTGAAGTCCTCGCGCTGGCCTACGAGGTTGATGGAGTTCTCCTCACCGACGACTACAACCTCCAGAACATCGCGAGAACGCTGAGAATCGAGTTCAGAACCCTAAAGCGTGGGATAAAAAAGGTCATCCGCTGGAACTACGTCTGCATCGGCTGTGGGAAAAAGTTCGAGGAGATGCCGCCGGGAGAGGTATGCCCCGACTGCGGAAGTCCCGTGAGGTTGATACCAAAGAGAAAGCGGAAGAGAAGACCTCAAAGGCGCAGGTATG